The stretch of DNA NNNNNNNNNNNNNNNNNNNNNNNNNNNNNNNNNNNNNNNNNNNNNNNNNNNNNNNNNNNNNNNNNNNNNNNNNNNNNNNNNNNNNNNNNNNNNNNNNNNNNNNNNNNNNNNNNNNNNNNNNNNNNNNNNNNNNNNNNNNNNNNNNNNNNNNNNNNNNNNNNNNNNNNNNNNNNNNNNNNNNNNNNNNNNNNNNNNNNNNNNNNNNNNNNNNNNNNNNNNNNNNNNNNNNNNNNNNNNNNNNNNNNNNNNNNNNNNNNNNNNNNNNNNNNNNNNNNNNNNNNNNNNNNNNNNNNNNNNNNNNNNNNNNNNNNNNNNNNNNNNNNNNNNNNNNNNNNNNNNNNNNNNNNNNNNNNNNNNNNNNNNNNNNNNaagtatgaattgttgatgaaaacgtctctctgagctctacaacatactaaaatttcagacctctagctataagggaagtgattgatagtatttcaaaatggcggacggcggccatcttggattttgaaaatgcgaaaaaatgaaattttacacccatatttctatagaaaacttcaaaccggaagtctctatctcttaccgttcgaaagttataaggcaaagtttaggcgaccggccggcaggccggcaggccggccggcaggccggccggatcaaaaattttccaccaccattttcgtaatgtgggatgtctaaaacgtgctcataccaagtttgaacccgatctgaggtggccggtttttccgacgattacaatacttggtgttggccacgaagtggaacaccaactaatggTGTAAAAACACCATAGCATGACACTTCCATACAAGCATGATGTGTGAGTGTATGTGTGTGCATGTTTTCATCGTGGAGCACCCCTAAGCGTGTGTTGCGCAGCTTTTGTACTGCCTTCATGCCGCAATAGGAAAAGCGACGATTCAGTATGGGTTTTGCGAGACGGCTTTTTGTTGCAAAGGTCGCGAGTTCGaatccaattaattaattaatttttttcccaatatattttttttccttaataattttcatccctttCTTTCACATTAAGTCATTTGGTACAATGTGACATgaaataagatgaaaaatattcgattttaacttttttaacactttaatctccttttatttttattgctccaagaattttttattttactgattataaaattatttctataatttgttatttttaaattaattacgtACTGTAACAACCTGGtctgaaaagttattttttaacaaaaaaaaacagtttaattaaaatagttttaagtaaaccagtttttctttttaagaaaaaaacttttagaaaatGGCAAGATGGAAAAGTCACAAGATCTTAGGAAaagttgttggaaaatttggtcaaaattaaatacaaatatgcacaaaatattttttaattaaaatcaggGAAATTTTAtcgattaattatttaattatttagatTGAGAAAATGGggagttttttgaaattctccttccggtgagcgtatttaattatttaatttattttttattaaaatcaggGAAATTGTatagatttattaattcagttattaaattaaataaattcttaagaacttttgaaagagaaatgaaCAACACTCTTTAAATGTGTtctctatttttctttctcttttccaTCTTGCCATTTTCTAAaagtctttttcttaaaaagaaaaactggtttacttaaaactattttaattaaactgttttttttttgttaaaaaataacttttcagaCCAGGTTGTTACAGTacgtaattaatttaaaaataacaaattatagaaataattttttaatcagtaaaataaaaaaattcttggagcaataaaaataaaaggagattaaagtgttaaaaaagttaaaatcgaatatttttcatcttatttcATGTCACATCGTACCAAATGACTTAATGTGAAAGaaagggatgaaaattattaaggaaaaaaaatatattgggaaaaaaattaattaattaattggattCGAACTCGCGACCTTTGCAACAAAAAGCCGTCTCGCAAAACCCATACTGAATCGTCGCTTTTCCTATTGCGGCATGAAGGCAGTACAAAAGCTGCGCAACACACGCTTAGGGGTGCTCCACGATGAAAACATGCACACACATACACTCACACATCATGCTTGTATGGAAGTGTCATGCTATGGTGTTTTTACaccatttttccctcaaaatatCATTGGTTGATATTTTTAGCGGAAAAACTTATTAATTAATGTCCCTGGAATAAAGTTATGGCGAGAATTCAtccaatatttaatattttttggcataatttttgatccaaattcGCAAAGGATCAAAAACTATACCCATCTCATACATTTGTCTCTTTCTCAAAACATTCGTGCGTGCCAAATTGGGCGTCACACTGAGAAAATTTGCAGAGCGGCGCTTTCATGTCGCATTTTCAATGCAagtccattgaaaattttgcgtAATTAAtgctataatttttatttgcagttTCATAGCAAAACTAATGATAATTACGGGCGAGATcgaaaaattgccaaaaaaatcgaattttattaggaaaatgGGTATAAAGTAAAACAAGGCGTACTTTGACCCGCCACTTGAAATagttaatgaattattttgttaaagaaatttttccaggaaatttttatttgcaaaggaTATCGTTGTAGGGATGATATTCTAtcgatttgcaaaaaatttggtttaaaaaaaatttttttcctatgaGTTATCAAAGAAATCCTCCGGGGGTGTATCGAGGGGTTTTCAGGGGGATCCTGGGGCTACGGTTTGGGGTCCCTTGGCCAAATTATCACTCAAATCGGTCAATATTGTGTTCCCCTAGGGGACTGCgttgaaaaaattggaaaagaagtATTATTGGCTTCAAAAAATCTAATGGACCTATTTGAACTTCGCTTCATTTTGGGccatttttcagatttttgcCCAAAACTTCCCCAGGATCAAAATCCTGTGGATAATTTGAACATATTCTATTGTAAAAGGATGTAGGCTATACTTTTTGGTTGATTTTGGATTAGGTTTCCCAATCATCTGACCAAAATCAAGCAATAATAGGCCGGACCTATCTAAATTTCGTCCACTGTACTGCCAATACTTCTTATTATGTagcattttgtgttttatttatcaGAATCGAGTATCTTACTTATCTAATGGTATGTTTCgtttaaaatatctttcttaaaTCTAtatgaataataatttctttcattgtGTTCATTTTTGATTCTTCAAATGAACATCATGATAATTATCGATATTCCAAtgattaaaaagattttttttcaatcatacACATACCGGCTTCTTATAGATTGTCGGTATTTCAGAGTTGcaagaaaaccttttttttaattgatccCATACCGTGACACTACAATTTCCACTAAATACCGTGTGAGGCCATCAACAATTTCAGATCTTTTTCTgcaagaatgatgaaaaatttgagaaaaacataattctttattttgcaTATAAATATTGCGAAAACagcttttacattaaaaaaatcttttaatggTCTAGAAAACACAAAATCATATCAATGGACAGTAATGGTTTGActcggcgtctccactgtatCTGTAACTTATTTTCCACTAAACGTTTTGaaaaccaggcgcctccatcgtgACATACATAtctgattaataaatttcttatataattaaatattcagaaaaaatCAGATCAATTGCTTAaggtattaaaaataaatggaataatCCTTAGTTGGCAGTATTCGATTTACGTGGCTGTTAAACaccttttattaaaaaaataattgaagtgATTTTTGTTACCTCTTTAATCGagcgaaaaaaataatttcgtgctaaaagcaaaattttcgtacctataattttatgcaattgagaaaattttaaaacgtaAGCGggtataattaaaaaattctattagaaTTTCTTGCAAGGTTGTTCCTTGTCTGTTCTGACTCGGCTTTGTAGGCAAAATATTGCTTATGGTGCCACAGCCCGTTCTCACATCATTCCATCGACATGGAAATGGTAAAAGTGCTTTCAGCGACCAGTTTGCTCCCGATTGAAGGTTGCCAACTCCAATCAATGGTATGTACCTATATGAAAAGTTATTTCAGCAAGTGCACAAATATGTATCTGGTTAATGGTTTgcctaaatttatttttttgtcttcagaCGCCTGGCATTGgcattttcttataaagagCCACCACCGTGGAAGGGACTACACGTTGATACAAATTCAAGTTTTCACCTCAAGGTCATTTCCGGACATGTTTTGGGTAAATTCTTCAAGTTTGAATTTCACAAGAAGTTAAAGTCAATACAACTGGTTCCCATACTTCTTGGACGAAATATCAACGAAGAGGCGGAGAAGTCTTCcttaaacttaattttttttctggtcgGCACAAGTGGACTTTATGACGGCAAAACTACTTTTCAGAATATTTATCAAGGCTATCGTTCAGCCTCTCCCATTTTGGATTGTTACCTGTACacagaaaatatacatatttcttgTGTGGACAATGCGAAAAGCCATTCTGCAGGTTCCGCATTGTCTTGATCTTACCTCAATAAGCCATTTGCGCATATACAATGTATATGCagatacatatatgtaggtataggTAGGTGTATCGTGCATGATGCTTTCAATGCAGATAGATCAATTTTCAGAATGAACATTTTTCCTTGTGTCAAATTTGTAGTGTCACTGCGACTAATTGAACCTTTAATCTACTCAATCAAGCGATGATGCAATGATTCCAATTTCGCATTCCTTACGATGCAGATAAACACCTCTTTTCATAATTTGTGCAGCGCGAAATAACCACAATAGCAGTGGCCCATAGGTAAGCTTTTACATAAAAGAATGGAGCgtttaaaagctcaaattgTAACATAACAACACAATCAGGTGGGAGTTGCTATTAACACATGGTCCAGTATTAGGAAATTTCTTGATTAAcgatttttgattaaattccttttaattatGCAACCCCATAGAATGCACATATAAGAAGAATTGGAAAGTAGAAAAGtatataattcatttttttttgcgcaaaCCCATAGAAGAGAAGCCTCTGATGAAATATATCACATGATGttcagtgaaaaaaagaaaatcttaacaCAGAGTCTTTTATTTCCTATTTTGACTTTAAGGATTTTAGGGCACTTGCATTTGATTCTATAaagaagagaggaaaaaaagaggaaaagaagaTGGTTGAGTATTGAAGTACAAAATCAAAATACATAGTGCAATTGGCTTTTGGTacattcttttaaaagtaAGAACTACATAAGAGGGATGGGGGAAATGTAGGTGGAAGGACTTCTAATCGAATTTATCCAGTGTACTGAAGAGTGTATGATCCTGTGTTGATGTCAAAATGCGTTGCAGCAGGGTGAGCTTGGTATCGGCCATGTGTTTGTGGTTGATAGTAATTCTGTGGTTGATGATAGTTGTTGAATCTGTGTTGGGGTTGTTGTTGGTAAACCGGTGTCTGATCTTGGACGGCATTCTGAGAATAATACTGATTGGGACCAGCTTGGTAGTTGAAACCATGCTGGGAAACAGGTTGTTGACGGACTGGTGTGTTGAATTTCTCATCCTTGTAGTACACACTGGGATCCTCACGATATTGACCATCGTCTTCTTCATTTGGACCCAAAGGACGAATAGCTTCAGGGTTATTGTCCAGAGTCGGCGGTGGCACATTAATGTCAGTACCTGTAATGCGCAAAACAAGGTCGCAATGAAGTTATCTATCTTCTTATTTGATATGTGCTATAAAGTGAAAGTGGATTGACCGTATGAATATAATTACCTTCTGGCTCAAAACCTCTCTTGCTAGCTCCATAAGAAATTTCTCTCAGCTTTCCTGTCCCATCGACATAGCCATATTTGCCGAAAACCTCCCCATTTGGATGCTTTGTCTCGATCTTGAAACTACCATCGGCTGCCTCATAACCATAGCTGTTGGATATAAtgtcaagttttatttttaattacaaaataaacaagATAATAACATGAATTTAGGCATATGTAGAAAAATATCTGCGCATGcagtcaagaaaaaaatataaaatatctaCCTATATGATCCATCCTCATTGTGACGATTAATTTGTTTCAGGATTGGAATGGGTGTTGTGTACTGTTGACTTTGAACCACTACGACGGTCGTGagtgcaataaaaatcacCTGAAAATTGACAATTCTCATTATTAATTCTCGTATcgaattgttttatttttgccgTTTTGCCAAGAAATTGCTAAGagtgcaaatgaaaaatttctctctcgtACGGTGAAATGGAAAGTGGTGTAAAACACTGATTTACTCGTTTtcatacaaataaattaaaactttgcaCACAGTATAACAGGAAGATTTATCCAAATTTTCGTTACACACTTGCAATGAAGATTATCTTTGaatgcaaattgcaaaaacaATTGCTACACAAATAACATTGcacaattaaaaaaacttCACGAAAAAAAGGTAGTTAATCCAATTTCGTTAGCTGTGGGgcattattattattccatTTGATTCATGCACTACACTTTGCTCTCAATGAGAAATAAACTCATATGAAACTCACCagacttttcattttgatttatttttttttaacaattaactTATTATTACTAATAATTCACAgacaaaaagtaaaataaaatttttcgcTTCGGATGTACTACTTCTTCGATGCTTGTTTACCAACAACACCTCCGGAGTGGTACCACTCGACTTATATACGCTGCGACTTTATAAATCCCGCCACCAGTATTGCATTGGGAGTCGCTCATTTCTTGCTACATTTTCAAACACACAGAAGAATCAAACAGGTGgaacaa from Lutzomyia longipalpis isolate SR_M1_2022 chromosome 1, ASM2433408v1 encodes:
- the LOC129785900 gene encoding cuticle protein 3, yielding MKSLVIFIALTTVVVVQSQQYTTPIPILKQINRHNEDGSYSYGYEAADGSFKIETKHPNGEVFGKYGYVDGTGKLREISYGASKRGFEPEGTDINVPPPTLDNNPEAIRPLGPNEEDDGQYREDPSVYYKDEKFNTPVRQQPVSQHGFNYQAGPNQYYSQNAVQDQTPVYQQQPQHRFNNYHQPQNYYQPQTHGRYQAHPAATHFDINTGSYTLQYTG